The proteins below come from a single Mycolicibacterium sp. TY81 genomic window:
- a CDS encoding DDE-type integrase/transposase/recombinase: MSLEEHKRRERAQAIGLFRYQLICPALDAGLSTKQRGRLVREIAERHHVDPFGSRVQIARPTLDRWIRRYRAGGFEALVPEPRRLATRTDIQVLELAASLKRENPARTAAQVARILRTATGWAPSESTLLRHFHRCELMGPAAGVSTEVFGRFEAADPNELWVGDALHGPRVGDRKTYLFAFLDDHSRLVVGHRFGFAEDTVRLAAALKPALAARGVPTSVYVDNGSAFVDAWLLRACAKLGVRLVHSAPGRPQGRGKVERFFRTVREQFLVEVTDTTTEDLTAAGVDHTAALLELNRLFMAWVETEYHRRTHSETDQSPLARWESGWDRLGHAPALPTAADLTEAFLWSEFRVVTKTATVSLHANTYRVDPALAGRRVELVFSPFDLETIEVRHGERSFGAAVPHRITRHAHPKARPENPDPALPVTGIDYLALTAAAHHDQLRDDERIGYHALYGPDTDSERAPGQLSITDLTNIDGEFEDGGVGVSIQRLQSHWGFTRMPFGRDLAPLDAAPPPRPQRSDRPDRLVCGPMRHRGHHR; the protein is encoded by the coding sequence GTGTCGTTGGAAGAACACAAACGCCGGGAGCGGGCCCAGGCGATCGGCTTGTTCCGCTATCAGTTGATCTGCCCCGCCTTGGATGCCGGGTTGTCGACCAAACAGCGTGGCCGGCTGGTCCGTGAGATCGCCGAACGCCACCATGTGGATCCGTTCGGTTCCCGGGTACAGATCGCACGACCGACCCTGGACCGCTGGATCCGGCGCTACCGGGCCGGCGGGTTCGAAGCCCTGGTGCCCGAACCGCGGCGGCTGGCCACCCGCACCGACATCCAGGTGCTGGAGCTGGCGGCCTCGTTGAAGCGGGAGAACCCTGCACGCACCGCGGCGCAGGTGGCCCGGATCCTGCGCACTGCGACCGGGTGGGCGCCCTCGGAATCCACTTTGTTGCGTCATTTCCACCGCTGCGAACTGATGGGTCCGGCAGCCGGTGTGAGCACCGAGGTGTTCGGCCGGTTCGAAGCCGCTGACCCCAACGAGCTGTGGGTCGGCGACGCCCTGCACGGGCCGCGGGTCGGAGACCGCAAAACCTACCTGTTCGCCTTCCTCGACGACCATTCTCGGTTGGTGGTCGGGCACCGGTTCGGGTTCGCCGAGGACACCGTGCGCCTGGCCGCCGCCCTCAAACCGGCGCTGGCTGCCCGCGGCGTGCCGACCTCGGTCTATGTCGACAACGGCTCGGCGTTCGTCGACGCGTGGCTGTTGCGGGCGTGCGCGAAACTCGGTGTTCGACTGGTGCATTCCGCGCCCGGCCGGCCGCAAGGACGGGGCAAGGTCGAACGGTTCTTCCGGACGGTGCGTGAGCAGTTCCTCGTCGAGGTCACCGACACCACCACCGAGGACCTCACGGCCGCCGGGGTCGACCACACCGCGGCATTGTTGGAACTCAACCGACTGTTCATGGCCTGGGTGGAAACCGAATACCACCGCCGCACCCACAGCGAGACCGACCAGTCACCGCTGGCCCGGTGGGAGAGCGGCTGGGACCGGCTCGGTCATGCCCCGGCGTTGCCGACCGCGGCGGATCTGACCGAGGCGTTCTTGTGGTCGGAGTTTCGGGTGGTGACCAAGACCGCCACCGTCTCCCTGCACGCCAACACCTACCGGGTCGACCCCGCCCTGGCCGGGCGCCGGGTGGAGTTGGTGTTCTCCCCGTTCGACCTCGAGACGATCGAGGTCCGCCATGGCGAGCGCAGTTTTGGTGCCGCGGTGCCGCACCGCATCACCCGCCATGCCCATCCCAAAGCCCGACCCGAGAACCCCGACCCCGCGCTACCGGTGACGGGGATCGACTACCTGGCGTTGACCGCCGCTGCCCACCACGACCAACTGCGCGACGACGAACGCATCGGTTACCACGCCCTCTACGGACCCGACACGGACAGCGAGCGGGCTCCCGGGCAGCTCTCGATCACTGACCTCACCAACATCGATGGCGAGTTCGAGGATGGGGGTGTCGGCGTGAGTATTCAACGACTGCAATCACATTGGGGATTCACCCGGATGCCGTTCGGACGTGACCTGGCCCCCCTCGATGCTGCACCGCCACCCCGGCCACAGCGAAGCGATCGCCCGGATCGGCTGGTGTGTGGACCAATGCGCCATCGGGGTCATCACCGGTGA
- a CDS encoding AAA family ATPase, producing MLVVDEAHLLDNHQLEAIRLLTNHDMDSGSPFAAVLVGQPTLRHRLRLGVLAALDQRIAVRYTPARDESGRHRRLHRPSHQDRRRSDALFADDAITLIHNASRGHPPRSQQPRPARPDRRVRRRAFHRRGESRTHRHQRNSNRLNQIHVTTATTTPPRQGSRHRDHQRPARHKRAGAFSSMHHHQRR from the coding sequence GTGCTCGTCGTCGATGAGGCCCACCTGCTCGACAATCATCAGCTCGAAGCGATCCGCCTTTTGACCAACCACGACATGGACTCCGGATCACCGTTCGCCGCCGTGCTCGTCGGGCAACCCACCCTGCGGCACCGACTGCGCCTGGGCGTGCTGGCCGCGCTGGATCAGCGCATCGCGGTGCGCTACACCCCTGCCCGGGATGAGTCCGGCCGACACCGCCGACTACATCGCCCATCACACCAAGATCGCCGCCGCTCCGATGCGCTGTTCGCCGACGACGCGATCACGCTGATCCACAACGCCTCCCGCGGGCACCCCCCGCGCAGTCAACAACCTCGCCCTGCACGCCCTGACCGCCGCGTTCGCCGCCGGGCATTCCATCGTCGGGGAGAAAGCCGCACGCATCGCCATCAGCGAAACAGCAACCGACTGAACCAAATCCACGTCACCACGGCGACGACCACGCCACCGCGACAAGGATCCCGTCACCGAGATCACCAACGCCCCGCTCGCCACAAGCGAGCGGGGGCGTTCTCATCAATGCATCATCATCAACGCCGATGA